A section of the Kribbella sp. HUAS MG21 genome encodes:
- a CDS encoding LysE family translocator, translating to MDLSVMLGFLVAVFLVSIVPGPDMLFIVANAAAGGRRTGVVAAAGMSTGLAVHSVAAALGLGALIQAAPQVLNGVRIAGAAFLLYLAYLTWRASGQELTTEDTPQLPRRTLRRTYVLATLTNLANPKVILFYLAFVPQFVTTGSGSWPVTLQFLVLGAVFIMVGFPVDAGAALLAGTLTERLLRTGSRVRRRLERITAAIFAGLAARLAADIH from the coding sequence ATGGACCTGTCGGTGATGCTCGGATTCCTGGTCGCGGTCTTCCTGGTCAGCATTGTGCCGGGGCCGGACATGCTGTTCATCGTGGCGAACGCGGCCGCGGGCGGACGTCGTACCGGCGTCGTCGCGGCGGCCGGGATGTCGACCGGACTCGCCGTGCACAGCGTGGCGGCGGCGCTGGGGCTGGGCGCGTTGATCCAGGCCGCGCCGCAGGTGCTGAACGGCGTCCGGATCGCCGGTGCCGCGTTCCTGCTTTACCTCGCGTACCTCACCTGGCGGGCGAGCGGGCAGGAGCTCACCACCGAGGACACGCCGCAGCTTCCGCGGCGGACGCTGCGCCGGACGTACGTGCTGGCGACGCTCACGAACCTGGCGAATCCGAAGGTCATCCTGTTCTACCTGGCCTTCGTCCCGCAGTTCGTCACCACCGGGAGCGGCAGCTGGCCCGTGACGCTGCAGTTCCTGGTCCTGGGCGCGGTGTTCATCATGGTCGGTTTCCCGGTCGACGCCGGCGCCGCGCTGCTCGCCGGCACCCTCACCGAGCGCCTGCTCCGCACCGGCAGCCGCGTCCGCCGCCGCCTCGAGCGGATCACCGCCGCCATCTTCGCCGGACTCGCCGCCCGGTTGGCCGCCGACATCCACTGA
- a CDS encoding crosslink repair DNA glycosylase YcaQ family protein, with product MTVHHLTKRDARRLAVRAQLLTSERPADLFEVVRGLTVLQHDQTAYVAPNADLVAWSRLGSSYDSSELADALASQQLFDLRGFVRPPESIALFRAEMAAWPGDGELLDWQEYRRDWVLANEGCRLDILERLRQDGPLVMRELPDSCVRPWQSSGWTNNRNVSQLLEFMVQRGEVAIAGRDGRDRLFDLASRVYPDDPVVPLADALRIRDEQRLRSMGILRAKGPACPGEPLDAGAAGERAVVEGVRGEWRVDPELLGQPFSGRTAIISPLDRLVYDRKRLTEIFEFDYQLEMYKPAAKRRWGYFALPILHNDRLVGKLDAMADRKAGVLRVDALHEDEPFSKTLAAAVRREIRDLARWLRLEIVTSS from the coding sequence GTGACCGTTCATCACCTGACCAAGCGCGACGCCCGGCGGCTGGCGGTGCGTGCGCAGCTGCTCACCAGCGAGCGGCCGGCGGATCTGTTCGAGGTCGTCCGCGGGTTGACCGTGCTGCAGCACGACCAGACCGCGTACGTCGCGCCGAACGCGGATCTGGTGGCCTGGAGCCGGCTCGGGTCGTCGTACGACTCGTCCGAACTCGCGGACGCGCTGGCGTCGCAGCAGCTGTTCGACCTGCGCGGCTTCGTCCGCCCGCCCGAGTCGATCGCGCTCTTCCGGGCCGAGATGGCGGCCTGGCCGGGGGACGGCGAGCTGCTCGACTGGCAGGAGTACCGGCGCGACTGGGTGCTCGCCAACGAGGGGTGCCGGCTCGACATCCTCGAGCGGTTGCGGCAGGACGGGCCGCTGGTGATGCGCGAGCTGCCCGACAGCTGTGTGCGGCCGTGGCAGTCGAGTGGGTGGACCAACAACCGGAACGTGTCGCAGCTGCTCGAGTTCATGGTGCAGCGCGGTGAGGTGGCGATCGCCGGGCGCGACGGCCGGGACCGGCTCTTCGACCTCGCCTCGCGCGTCTATCCCGACGACCCGGTCGTGCCGCTCGCGGACGCGCTGCGGATCCGGGACGAGCAGCGGTTGCGGTCGATGGGCATCCTGCGGGCGAAGGGACCGGCCTGCCCGGGCGAGCCGCTCGACGCCGGTGCGGCGGGGGAGCGGGCCGTGGTCGAGGGCGTCCGCGGTGAGTGGCGGGTCGATCCGGAGCTGCTGGGACAGCCGTTCAGCGGCCGGACGGCGATCATCTCGCCGCTCGACCGGCTGGTGTACGACCGCAAGCGGCTGACCGAGATCTTCGAGTTCGACTACCAGTTGGAGATGTACAAGCCCGCGGCCAAGCGCCGCTGGGGGTACTTCGCGCTCCCGATCCTGCACAACGACCGGCTGGTCGGGAAGCTCGACGCGATGGCCGACCGCAAGGCCGGCGTCCTCCGCGTCGACGCGCTCCACGAGGACGAACCGTTCTCGAAGACGCTCGCCGCCGCGGTCCGGCGCGAGATCCGCGACCTCGCCCGCTGGCTGCGGCTGGAAATTGTCACGAGCTCTTGA
- a CDS encoding ricin-type beta-trefoil lectin domain protein yields MRASLRSLAAVLLSLLALSAALSAAAPGPAAAGPPRTSDFRGVNWADPRDNYADDAVVPSGLTTADDYRTTYRKATGIVGEFRKELKANTVRLPINPSSVGTAWWRSYRGAIDAAVAGGFKVILSYWEADNAKDGRVDDPTAYAAMWDTVVKTYGANPRVYFEPMNEPFGYTLDEWVSLTSAWIARHSDVPRGRIVISGTGYNDNVTGVGAAPELEGTLLSLHFYGFWASDENEAAWLANLRPRIGSYGWRTIIDEAGSPMTIGLNYGNHEGNVYTSYLAALTQVAREQQLGVVYWPGLRTGDSYSMTTQVAPADLEVNSISGRDQLWWGWGLLKDEPTNTEPPAPPGEPLRGVASNRCVDVPGFSTSPGTALDLWDCNNGGNQSWNQTAQNQLTVYGDKCMTAGTSAVTIETCTGAANQTWQLNPDETITTPTGCLTANGTGNGAAIIVAPCNGSPDQRWLRS; encoded by the coding sequence GTGAGAGCATCCCTCCGCAGTCTCGCCGCCGTCCTGCTGTCCCTCCTCGCCCTGTCCGCGGCGCTGTCCGCCGCGGCACCCGGCCCCGCCGCGGCCGGTCCGCCGCGGACCAGCGACTTCCGCGGGGTCAACTGGGCCGACCCGCGCGACAACTACGCCGACGACGCGGTGGTCCCGTCCGGGCTGACTACGGCGGACGACTACCGGACGACGTACCGCAAGGCGACCGGGATCGTCGGCGAGTTCCGCAAGGAGCTGAAGGCGAACACGGTCCGGCTGCCGATCAACCCGTCGAGCGTCGGGACTGCCTGGTGGCGCTCGTACCGCGGGGCGATCGACGCCGCGGTGGCCGGTGGTTTCAAGGTGATCCTCAGCTACTGGGAGGCCGACAACGCCAAGGACGGCCGCGTCGACGATCCCACGGCGTACGCCGCGATGTGGGACACCGTGGTGAAGACCTACGGGGCCAATCCGCGCGTGTACTTCGAGCCGATGAACGAGCCGTTCGGGTACACGCTCGACGAATGGGTCTCGCTGACGTCGGCGTGGATCGCCCGGCACAGCGACGTACCGCGCGGGCGGATCGTGATCTCCGGCACCGGCTACAACGACAACGTCACCGGGGTCGGCGCGGCGCCCGAGTTGGAGGGGACGCTGCTGTCGCTGCACTTCTACGGCTTCTGGGCCTCCGACGAGAACGAGGCGGCCTGGCTGGCGAACCTCCGGCCGCGGATCGGTTCGTACGGCTGGCGGACGATCATCGACGAGGCCGGTTCACCGATGACGATCGGCCTGAACTACGGCAACCACGAGGGCAACGTCTACACGTCGTACCTCGCGGCACTCACGCAGGTCGCGCGGGAACAGCAGCTGGGCGTCGTGTACTGGCCCGGCCTGCGTACCGGCGACTCGTACTCGATGACCACGCAGGTCGCACCGGCTGACCTGGAGGTCAACAGCATCAGCGGACGCGATCAGCTCTGGTGGGGCTGGGGCCTGCTCAAGGACGAGCCGACGAACACCGAGCCGCCGGCCCCGCCGGGTGAGCCGCTGCGTGGCGTGGCGAGCAACCGCTGCGTCGACGTACCGGGCTTCTCGACCAGCCCCGGTACGGCGCTCGACCTGTGGGACTGCAACAACGGCGGCAACCAGTCGTGGAACCAGACGGCGCAGAACCAACTGACGGTGTACGGCGACAAGTGCATGACCGCGGGCACTTCGGCGGTCACCATCGAAACCTGCACCGGAGCCGCCAACCAGACCTGGCAGCTCAACCCCGACGAGACCATCACAACACCCACCGGCTGCCTGACCGCCAACGGCACCGGCAACGGCGCCGCCATCATCGTTGCCCCCTGCAACGGTTCGCCCGACCAACGCTGGCTGCGTTCCTGA
- a CDS encoding BTAD domain-containing putative transcriptional regulator yields the protein MRFEVLGTVRVVVDGRVVEPISAFRRRLLAILLVRANRPVAVDVLVDALWDDDAPQRPANSLQVHVHRLRAALDRAGRLRAVPGGYQLDVAPDELDATVFGDLQAGARNAAAGGDLDAAVAGFRRALELWRGAPYDGFEDTALVAADARRLSEARMIAYEELYDAELRAGRAPEIVPELSELSARYPLRERLAGLLMLAQYRSGRRSRAEQTYRATHQRLLRELRTEPGRALRELYDAIRAEDPALDLAPAPRSAPAHSRAPRPAQLPPAPGGFHGREAELGDLATCMDGLVVVTGMAGVGKTGLAVQHAHQVADRYGDGQLYLDLRGHSSGPAVEPREALGHLLRGLGTDVVPDSLADATAELRTRIAGRKMLVLLDNAATTDQVRPLLPATSSCLTLVTSRNSLSGLIAREGARRIRLGTLDTDAAVALLAELLADGRVAAEPQQAAELVEACGRLPLAVRIAAAQLADEPHRSLADYLAVLRERGLSVLALDDDEESAVAAAFDLSYHHLPPDVRRLFRLAGLVPGLDFTADALAALGAVPVADARSAVRTLAGAHLLEEHAAGRYRFHDLVRDYARHQADASESAADRAAALDRLCAWYYLGKEEAAGFLISLRLQAPLPPLPEVPKVRLGDGAAAVEWLKAEFHNIVAAVRACADDGPAHWCWHLTVGVIADMNRHGYTSDLLAAFDLVLEVARSAGDQDAIALVLGEVSLLWSVSGRSMPGELIADMIAAGERSGDPVVLGNALYSAGVVRSRNNELEAAAEYLTRARDLQEQAGDTVGLTLTFLHLGNIALGRGDLHGALRAYERMLEIAGDRTPSLAVAGLLNLCHTRITIGQVAGLEELFAQGKRLVEQLQDEGRRSVLEYIQGSWYRDSGRVDEGIELITAAIRRAEELDHLRVRIHSLNELGFCHLQRRDTKAARDAFEQVLAATDSDLLREYRAHAVRGLALVELSESSLQLAESRAREAIALAAGSYRLHEGDAYVDLARIQLALNRPDAAIDAGHRALAIHQETSSLLGTARAHRVLGEATADPTHLAQALHHFETYNSPEAAEVRRLLQA from the coding sequence GTGCGCTTCGAGGTGCTGGGGACCGTTCGGGTGGTCGTCGACGGGCGGGTCGTCGAGCCGATCTCCGCCTTCCGGCGGCGGTTGCTGGCGATCCTGCTGGTCCGGGCGAACCGGCCGGTGGCGGTCGACGTGCTCGTCGACGCGCTCTGGGACGACGACGCGCCGCAGCGGCCGGCGAACAGTCTCCAGGTGCATGTCCACCGCCTGCGGGCCGCGCTCGACCGCGCCGGGCGCCTTCGCGCGGTGCCCGGCGGGTACCAGCTCGACGTCGCCCCGGACGAGCTCGACGCGACCGTCTTCGGCGACCTGCAGGCCGGCGCGCGGAACGCGGCCGCCGGGGGCGACCTGGACGCGGCGGTGGCCGGCTTCCGGCGCGCGCTGGAGCTCTGGCGCGGTGCGCCGTACGACGGGTTCGAGGACACGGCGCTGGTCGCGGCCGACGCCCGGCGGTTGTCCGAGGCAAGGATGATCGCGTACGAGGAGCTGTACGACGCCGAACTGCGGGCCGGGCGGGCGCCGGAGATCGTGCCGGAGCTGTCCGAGCTCTCCGCCCGGTACCCGCTGCGTGAACGGCTCGCCGGCCTGCTGATGCTGGCGCAGTACCGGTCCGGGCGACGGTCCCGCGCCGAGCAGACGTACCGCGCCACGCACCAGCGTCTGCTCCGCGAGCTCCGCACGGAGCCGGGCCGGGCGCTCAGGGAGCTGTACGACGCCATCCGCGCCGAGGACCCCGCGCTCGACCTGGCCCCGGCGCCCAGGAGCGCACCGGCCCACAGCCGTGCCCCGCGGCCCGCCCAGTTGCCCCCGGCACCGGGCGGGTTTCACGGCCGCGAGGCCGAGCTCGGCGACCTCGCGACCTGCATGGACGGACTGGTCGTGGTGACCGGGATGGCCGGCGTCGGCAAGACCGGCCTGGCCGTGCAGCACGCGCACCAGGTCGCCGACCGCTACGGCGACGGCCAGCTGTACCTCGACCTGCGGGGGCACAGTTCCGGCCCGGCCGTCGAGCCGCGCGAGGCCCTGGGTCATCTGCTGCGCGGCCTCGGCACCGACGTCGTCCCGGACTCGCTCGCGGACGCGACGGCCGAGCTCCGGACCCGGATCGCCGGCCGCAAGATGCTGGTGCTGCTGGACAACGCGGCCACCACCGACCAGGTCCGGCCGTTGCTCCCGGCAACCTCCAGCTGCCTGACGCTGGTCACCAGCCGCAACAGCCTGTCCGGCCTGATCGCCCGCGAAGGCGCCCGGCGGATCCGGCTCGGGACGCTCGACACCGACGCCGCGGTCGCCCTGCTCGCCGAACTGCTCGCCGACGGGCGGGTGGCCGCCGAGCCGCAGCAGGCCGCGGAGCTCGTCGAGGCGTGCGGCCGGCTGCCGCTCGCCGTACGGATCGCGGCCGCCCAGTTGGCGGACGAGCCGCACCGCTCGCTGGCCGACTATCTCGCCGTACTGCGGGAGCGCGGCCTGTCGGTGCTGGCGCTCGACGACGACGAGGAGTCGGCTGTCGCGGCGGCGTTCGACCTGTCGTACCACCACCTTCCGCCGGACGTACGGCGACTGTTCCGGCTGGCAGGGCTCGTTCCGGGGCTGGACTTCACGGCCGATGCGCTTGCCGCGCTCGGTGCGGTGCCGGTCGCGGATGCGCGGTCCGCCGTACGGACGTTGGCCGGTGCGCACCTGCTCGAGGAGCACGCGGCTGGGCGGTACCGCTTCCACGACCTCGTGCGGGACTACGCACGGCATCAGGCGGACGCCTCCGAGTCGGCGGCCGACCGCGCGGCCGCGCTGGACCGGCTGTGCGCCTGGTACTACCTCGGCAAGGAGGAGGCCGCCGGCTTCCTGATCTCGCTGCGGCTGCAGGCGCCCTTGCCGCCGTTGCCCGAGGTGCCGAAGGTGCGGCTGGGCGACGGCGCCGCGGCAGTCGAGTGGCTCAAGGCCGAGTTCCACAACATCGTCGCGGCGGTGCGTGCCTGCGCCGACGACGGTCCGGCGCACTGGTGCTGGCATCTGACCGTCGGCGTGATCGCGGACATGAATCGGCACGGCTACACCAGTGACCTCCTGGCGGCGTTCGACCTGGTGCTGGAGGTCGCGCGGTCGGCCGGTGACCAGGACGCGATCGCACTGGTGCTGGGTGAGGTCAGCCTGCTCTGGAGCGTGAGCGGCCGCTCGATGCCCGGCGAGCTGATCGCCGACATGATCGCGGCCGGTGAGCGGTCCGGTGATCCCGTGGTGCTCGGGAACGCGTTGTACTCGGCCGGCGTCGTCCGCAGCCGCAACAACGAGCTGGAGGCCGCGGCGGAGTACCTGACCAGGGCTCGCGACCTGCAGGAACAGGCAGGCGACACGGTCGGCCTGACACTGACCTTCCTGCACCTTGGGAACATCGCCCTCGGCCGGGGCGACCTGCACGGCGCGCTGCGCGCGTACGAGCGGATGCTGGAGATCGCCGGGGACCGGACGCCGTCGCTGGCGGTCGCCGGGCTGCTGAACCTGTGCCACACCCGGATCACCATCGGTCAGGTCGCCGGCTTGGAGGAGCTGTTCGCGCAGGGGAAGCGGCTGGTCGAGCAGCTCCAGGACGAGGGACGGCGCAGCGTCCTCGAGTACATCCAGGGCAGCTGGTACCGCGATTCCGGCCGGGTTGACGAGGGCATCGAGCTGATCACGGCCGCGATCCGGCGCGCCGAGGAACTCGACCATCTCCGGGTCCGCATCCACAGCCTGAACGAGCTGGGCTTCTGCCACCTGCAGCGCCGCGACACCAAGGCCGCCCGGGACGCGTTCGAGCAGGTCCTCGCCGCGACGGACTCGGACCTGCTGCGCGAGTACCGGGCGCACGCGGTCCGCGGGCTGGCGCTGGTCGAGCTCTCCGAGTCGTCACTGCAGCTGGCCGAGTCCCGCGCCCGCGAGGCGATCGCGCTGGCGGCCGGAAGTTACCGCCTGCACGAGGGCGACGCGTACGTCGACCTGGCCCGGATCCAACTGGCGCTGAACCGCCCCGACGCGGCGATCGACGCCGGCCACCGCGCACTGGCCATCCACCAGGAAACCAGCTCCCTCCTCGGCACCGCCCGAGCCCACCGCGTCCTCGGCGAAGCAACCGCCGACCCCACCCACCTAGCCCAGGCCCTGCACCACTTCGAGACCTACAACTCCCCCGAAGCCGCCGAAGTCCGCCGGCTCCTGCAGGCCTAG
- a CDS encoding DUF1918 domain-containing protein gives MKAAAGDQVVVESSHVMAHRREGQIVEVHDPGGAPPYLVHWNDTGTESLFFPGPDAHIIHAGTQ, from the coding sequence GTGAAAGCAGCAGCGGGCGACCAGGTCGTCGTCGAGAGCAGTCACGTGATGGCGCACCGGCGCGAGGGACAGATCGTCGAGGTGCACGATCCGGGCGGCGCACCGCCGTACCTCGTGCACTGGAACGACACCGGCACCGAGTCACTGTTCTTCCCCGGGCCGGACGCGCACATCATCCACGCCGGGACTCAGTAA
- a CDS encoding HAMP domain-containing sensor histidine kinase, protein MTTTRTTMADSTTEAPDGVAGGRLVVSARVRIIGWMVGVLALALVALVFLTWEVLSARADAAADKELTHEGNKFRAFAASPAAAQFTRPEDLLDRWLQSNLPDDSEALFTIVDGREFHRSQGTPPARLDTDPAFVKQLAGATEPSYGWVDSTAGKVRYGVIPVRIGAQPVRAQLVVLEFRDVIAKPSIDAAKALVVIAAITLVLAAGACWLVTGRVLAPIRQLRATAERIGETDLSRRIEVVGNDDVAQLAGTFNTMLDRLEEAFEAQREFVDNAGHELRTPITVIRGHLELMGDDPAERAETKALVLDELVRMNRMVDDLLVLAKSERPDFLQLDEVDFTELVVEVVAKARPLGDRRWRVHTTADAKYVADGQRLTQALMQLVSNAVRHTKAGDRIEVGAHLDADGSALLWVADSGPGVAPDDRDRIFDRFARGNDQRRTDGAGLGLAIVRSIMRAHGGDVRLAAGPGARFELTLPPVEVPHR, encoded by the coding sequence ATGACGACGACCAGGACGACGATGGCTGACAGCACCACCGAGGCACCCGACGGGGTGGCCGGTGGGCGGCTGGTGGTCAGCGCCCGGGTGCGGATCATCGGCTGGATGGTGGGGGTGCTGGCGCTCGCTCTGGTGGCGCTGGTGTTCCTGACCTGGGAGGTGCTGTCGGCCCGGGCGGACGCGGCCGCGGACAAGGAGCTGACGCACGAGGGCAACAAGTTCCGGGCGTTCGCGGCGTCGCCGGCCGCGGCGCAGTTCACCCGGCCGGAGGATCTGCTGGACCGCTGGTTGCAGAGCAACCTGCCGGACGACTCCGAGGCGCTGTTCACGATCGTCGACGGGCGCGAGTTCCACCGGAGCCAGGGCACACCGCCGGCCCGCCTCGACACCGACCCCGCCTTCGTGAAGCAGCTCGCGGGCGCCACCGAACCGTCGTACGGCTGGGTCGACAGCACCGCGGGCAAGGTCCGGTACGGCGTGATTCCGGTGCGGATCGGTGCGCAGCCGGTGCGCGCCCAGCTCGTCGTCCTGGAGTTCCGCGACGTGATCGCCAAGCCCTCGATCGACGCGGCGAAGGCGCTCGTGGTGATCGCCGCGATCACGCTGGTCCTCGCCGCGGGTGCCTGCTGGCTCGTCACCGGCCGGGTGCTCGCGCCGATCCGCCAGCTGCGCGCGACCGCCGAGCGGATCGGCGAGACCGACCTGAGCCGCCGGATCGAGGTCGTCGGCAACGACGACGTCGCGCAGCTCGCCGGCACCTTCAACACCATGCTGGACCGCCTGGAGGAGGCGTTCGAGGCGCAGCGCGAGTTCGTCGACAACGCCGGCCACGAGCTGCGGACGCCGATCACCGTGATCCGCGGTCACCTCGAACTGATGGGCGACGACCCGGCCGAGCGCGCGGAGACGAAGGCGCTGGTCCTCGACGAGCTGGTCCGGATGAACCGGATGGTCGACGACCTGCTGGTGCTCGCGAAGAGCGAGCGGCCGGACTTCCTCCAGCTCGACGAGGTCGACTTCACCGAGCTCGTCGTCGAGGTGGTCGCGAAGGCGCGGCCACTCGGCGACCGGAGGTGGCGGGTCCACACGACGGCCGACGCGAAGTACGTCGCCGATGGCCAGCGGCTCACGCAGGCGCTGATGCAGTTGGTCTCCAACGCCGTCCGGCACACGAAAGCCGGCGACCGGATCGAGGTCGGCGCGCACCTGGACGCCGACGGCAGTGCGCTGCTCTGGGTCGCCGACTCCGGTCCGGGTGTCGCGCCCGACGACCGCGATCGCATCTTCGACCGCTTTGCCCGCGGCAACGACCAGCGCCGTACCGACGGCGCCGGTCTCGGACTCGCGATCGTGCGCTCGATCATGCGGGCACACGGCGGTGACGTCCGGCTCGCGGCCGGCCCGGGCGCCCGCTTCGAACTGACCCTGCCGCCCGTGGAGGTGCCGCACCGATGA
- a CDS encoding response regulator transcription factor, translating into MNRILIAEDEDRIASFVERGLRSNGFVTTVVGDGQTAYQEGATGNYDLLILDIGLPRLDGFTVLRRLREARVTMPVVILTARDSVRDTVAGLEGGADDYIAKPFAFEELLARVRLRLRAESTPDTGILQVGSLSLDLRTRRAFVGDRSVELTAREFLLTEVFCRHPDQVLSREQLLSQVWGFDFDPGSNVVDVYVRYLRRKLGADRIQTVRGMGYRLVP; encoded by the coding sequence ATGAACCGCATCCTGATCGCCGAGGACGAGGACCGGATCGCGTCGTTCGTCGAGCGCGGCCTGCGCAGCAACGGCTTCGTCACGACGGTTGTCGGCGACGGGCAGACGGCGTACCAGGAAGGGGCCACCGGCAACTACGACCTGCTGATCCTGGACATCGGCCTGCCGCGGCTCGACGGCTTCACCGTCCTGCGCCGGCTCCGGGAAGCGCGGGTGACGATGCCGGTGGTGATCCTGACCGCGCGCGACAGTGTCCGGGACACGGTCGCGGGCCTGGAGGGCGGCGCCGACGACTACATCGCGAAGCCGTTCGCCTTCGAGGAACTGCTCGCCCGGGTGCGCCTGCGGCTGCGCGCCGAGAGTACGCCGGACACCGGCATCCTGCAGGTCGGCAGCCTGAGCCTCGACCTGCGCACCCGCCGGGCGTTCGTCGGCGACCGCAGTGTGGAGCTCACGGCGCGGGAGTTCCTGCTCACCGAGGTGTTCTGCCGGCACCCCGACCAGGTGCTGTCCCGCGAGCAGTTGCTCTCCCAGGTCTGGGGTTTCGACTTCGACCCCGGGTCGAACGTCGTCGACGTCTACGTCCGGTACCTGCGCCGCAAGCTCGGCGCGGACCGGATCCAGACGGTGCGCGGGATGGGGTACCGCCTGGTTCCGTGA
- a CDS encoding polyphosphate polymerase domain-containing protein yields MNRRTQAAVIGALSQVPPIALADVLSEAALQVRVDRKYLVPIGAFVELVTRLRDRFAVLEIDGRRMFRYESVYFDTPSYGLYRQHVQRRRHRYKVRTRSYLDSGECSFEVKLKGNRSETIKARLPYPVADRGRLTGEAQAFLAEQLRSAYGVGTDQILEPALVTTYRRSTLTDPVAHERLTCDVGLRFFDATAAVDVLPDTVLVESKTAGRAGTADRVLRDLQVRPVQVSKYCVAAALLKPGLRSNPWHRTVRRFTAGPY; encoded by the coding sequence GTGAACCGGCGTACCCAGGCGGCCGTGATCGGGGCGCTGTCCCAGGTGCCGCCGATCGCGCTCGCCGACGTCCTCAGCGAGGCCGCGCTGCAGGTGCGGGTGGACCGCAAGTACCTGGTGCCGATCGGCGCGTTCGTCGAGCTGGTGACCCGGCTGCGCGACCGGTTCGCCGTCCTCGAGATCGACGGCCGGCGGATGTTCCGGTACGAGTCGGTGTACTTCGACACGCCGTCGTACGGGCTGTACCGGCAGCACGTCCAGCGGCGACGGCACCGGTACAAGGTGCGCACCCGGTCGTACCTCGACAGCGGGGAGTGCAGCTTCGAGGTGAAGCTCAAGGGCAACCGGTCCGAGACGATCAAGGCGCGGCTGCCCTACCCGGTCGCGGACCGGGGCCGGCTGACCGGGGAGGCGCAGGCGTTCCTGGCCGAGCAACTGCGGTCCGCTTACGGCGTCGGTACCGACCAGATCCTGGAGCCGGCGCTCGTCACGACGTACCGGCGCAGCACGCTCACCGATCCGGTGGCGCACGAGCGGCTGACCTGCGACGTGGGTCTGCGGTTCTTCGACGCGACGGCCGCGGTCGACGTGCTGCCGGACACCGTCCTGGTCGAGAGCAAGACCGCCGGGCGGGCGGGCACGGCGGACCGCGTCCTGCGCGACCTTCAGGTGCGGCCGGTGCAGGTGAGCAAGTACTGCGTCGCGGCCGCCCTGCTGAAGCCCGGTCTGCGGTCGAACCCGTGGCACCGGACGGTGCGCAGGTTCACCGCGGGACCTTACTGA
- a CDS encoding DUF4956 domain-containing protein produces the protein MSGLASAIPADLLAVALLAYGTYFRRYHRRDLLLAYVALNTGVLAVTAMLAGSGAGIGLGLGLFGILSIIRLRSDSITQEEVAYYFIALAMGLVSGLHPGPFWLAPALCFLLVGVMYVVDHPRLTSRSHRQKVVLDQAYPDVRDVRPALERLLQADIRYFVVLDLDLVTDTTVVDVRYRTRAQYRPAVDAAHRFERFAS, from the coding sequence ATGTCCGGTCTGGCCTCGGCGATCCCCGCCGACCTGCTCGCTGTCGCGCTACTTGCCTACGGCACCTACTTCCGCCGCTACCACCGCCGCGACCTGCTGCTCGCGTACGTCGCGCTGAACACCGGGGTGCTCGCGGTGACCGCGATGCTGGCCGGCAGCGGCGCCGGGATCGGGCTCGGGCTGGGGCTGTTCGGCATCCTGTCGATCATCCGCCTCCGGTCCGACTCGATCACCCAGGAGGAGGTCGCCTATTACTTCATCGCGCTGGCGATGGGCCTGGTCAGCGGCCTGCACCCGGGTCCCTTCTGGCTCGCGCCCGCGCTGTGCTTCCTGCTGGTCGGCGTCATGTACGTCGTCGACCACCCGCGCCTCACCAGCCGCTCGCACCGGCAGAAGGTCGTGCTCGACCAGGCGTACCCGGACGTCCGCGACGTCCGTCCCGCGCTGGAGCGCCTGCTGCAGGCCGACATCCGGTACTTCGTCGTCCTCGACCTGGACCTGGTCACCGACACGACCGTCGTCGACGTGCGCTACCGGACGCGGGCGCAGTACCGCCCCGCGGTCGACGCCGCGCACCGGTTCGAGCGGTTCGCGTCGTGA